From Camelina sativa cultivar DH55 chromosome 7, Cs, whole genome shotgun sequence, one genomic window encodes:
- the LOC104702852 gene encoding UDP-glycosyltransferase 84B1-like isoform X3: MGSCEVQETHVLMVTLAFQGHINPMLKLAKQLSSLSKNLHITLATIEPARDRLSAAAAEKSSVDLVFFSDGLPKDAPRAPSTLLKSLNEVGPKNLSKIIEEKRYSCIISVPFTPWVPAVAAAHDIPCAILWIQACGAYSVYYRYYMKTDSFPNLEDLNQTVELPALPSLQVRDLPTFMLPSDGAHFNQLMADFADCLRYVKWVLVNSFYELEPEIIESMSDLKPVIPIGPLVSPFLLGADEDETLDDLWESDGCCMDWLDKQARSSVVYISFGSVLESSENQVETISKALKNREVRFLWVIRPKEKAQNVHLLKEMVKEGQGVVIDWCQQERILIHKAISCFVTHCGWNSTIETVVTGVPVVAYPSWSDQPIDAWLLVDVFGIGVRMRNDAVDGELKVEEVERCMEAVTEGPDAADMRRRVAELKDVARSALAPGGSSVRNLESFISDITTT, encoded by the exons atgggaAGTTGTGAGGTTCAAGAAACACATGTCCTAATGGTGACACTAGCCTTTCAAGGCCACATCAATCCGATGCTTAAACTCGCCAAACAGCTCTCATCATTATCAAAGAACCTACACATCACTCTCGCCACTATTGAGCCAGCCCGTGACCGCCTCTCAGCCGCCGCCGCAGAAAAATCGTCGGTGGACCTTGTGTTCTTCTCCGATGGTCTGCCTAAAGACGCTCCAAGAGCCCCCAGCACTCTCCTGAAGTCACTGAACGAAGTCGGACCCAAGAACTTGTCCAAAATCATTGAAGAAAAGAGATACTCTTGTATCATCTCTGTGCCGTTTACTCCATGGGTTCCAGCTGTTGCAGCTGCTCATGACATCCCTTGTGCAATCCTATGGATCCAAGCTTGTGGAGCTTACTCGGTTTATTACCGTTACTACATGAAGACAGACTCTTTCCCCAATCTTGAAGATCTGAATCAAACAGTGGAGTTACCAGCTTTACCATCGCTGCAAGTTCGAGATCTTCCAACGTTTATGTTACCTTCTGATGGTGCTCACTTCAATCAGCTAATGGCGGATTTTGCAGATTGCTTGAGGTATGTGAAATGGGTTTTGGTTAATTCGTTCTATGAACTTGAACCAGAGATAATCGAATCTATGTCGGATTTGAAACCCGTAATCCCGATTGGTCCTCTTGTTTCTCCATTCCTGTTGGGAGCCGATGAGGACGAAACCCTAGATG ATTTGTGGGAATCTGATGGTTGTTGTATGGATTGGCTTGACAAGCAAGCTAGGTCTTCGGTTGTGTACATATCTTTCGGAAGCGTGCTCGAATCATCGGAGAATCAGGTCGAGACCATATCCAAGGCCCTGAAGAACAGAGAAGTTCGATTTCTCTGGGTGATAAGACCAAAGGAGAAAGCCCAAAACGTCCACCTTTTGAAGGAGATGGTGAAAGAAGGACAAGGCGTCGTTATTGATTGGTGTCAACAAGAGAGGATATTGATCCACAAGGCAATCTCTTGCTTCGTCACgcattgtggatggaactcaacGATCGAGACGGTAGTGACTGGTGTTCCGGTGGTGGCGTACCCGAGCTGGTCTGATCAGCCCATTGACGCGTGGTTGCTGGTTGATGTGTTTGGAATCGGAGTAAGGATGAGGAATGACGCTGTTGATGGTGAGCTAAAGGTAGAGGAGGTAGAAAGATGCATGGAGGCCGTGACAGAGGGACCTGATGCCGCAGATATGAGGAGGAGAGTGGCTGAGTTGAAGGATGTCGCGAGATCAGCATTAGCACCTGGCGGATCTTCGGTTCGGAATTTGGAGTCGTTCATTAGTGATATCACAACCACCTGA
- the LOC104702859 gene encoding probable cadmium/zinc-transporting ATPase HMA1, chloroplastic isoform X2, with translation MDIAGGRVNIHVLMALAAFASVFMGNALEGGLLLVMFNLAHIAEEFFTSRSVVDVKELKESNPDSALVIDVNDANVPNFFDFSYKSVNVHNVQVGSYILVGTGEVVPVDCQVYLGNATITIEHLTGEVKPLEAKAGDKVPGGARTLNGRIIVKATKTWSESTLNKILQLTEEAHSNKPKLQRWLDEFGEIYSKVVVVLSVAIAFIGPILFKWPFLGTTVSRGSVYRALGFMVAASPCALAVAPLAYATAISSCARKGILLKGGQVLDALASCHTIGFDKTGTLTTGGLTCKAIEPIYGHEAGYNASVNPCCMPNCEKEALAVAAAMEKGTTHPIGRAMVDHSVGKDLPSVSVESFEYFPGRGLTATVNCIESVTEDSKLRKASLGSVEFITSLFESQDESRKIKNAVDSSLYGNDFVHAVLSLDQKVTLIHLEDQPRREVSQVITELKSWGRLRIMMLTGDHESSARRVADAVGIDEVYCNLKPEDKLNHVTNISTDSGGGLIMVGEGINDGPALAAATVGIVLAQRASASAIAVADVLLLQDNLTVIPFCIAKSRQTTSLVKQNVAIALTSILLATLPSVLGLLPLWLTVLLHEGGTLLVCLNSIRGLNNPSWSWKQDIANVISNINSKRSISHHNSLSTVSGACTIDQNS, from the exons ATGGATATAGCTGGTGGAAGAGTGAACATTCATGTTTTAATGGCACTAGCTGCTTTTGCATCTGTCTTTATGGGCAATGCTTTAGAAGGAGGATTGCTTCTAGTCATGTTCAATCTTGCTCACATCG CTGAAGAGTTCTTCACGAGTCGGTCCGTGGTGGATGTTAAAGAGTTGAAGGAGAGTAATCCAGATTCTGCATTGGTGATTGATGTGAACGATGCCAATGTACCAAACTTCTTCGATTTTTCGTATAAAAGCGTTAATGTGCACAATGTACAAGTTGGATCCTATATTTTGGTAGGAACTGGTGAG GTTGTGCCTGTGGATTGCCAAGTATATCTAGGCAATGCAACTATAACAATTGAGCATTTGACTGGGGAAGTGAAGCCATTGGAAGCAAAAGCTGGAGATAAAGTGCCTGGTGGTGCAAGAACTTTGAATGGCAGAATTATTGTGAag GCTACAAAGACATGGAGTGAGTCGACACTTAATAAGATTCTACAGTTGACTGAAGAAGCACACTCTAATAAACCAAAACTTCAGAGATGGCTTGATGAGTTTGGTGAGATTTACAGCAAGGTGGTGGTTGTTTTATCAGTTGCTATTGCCTTCATTGGTCCAATCTTGTTCAAATGGCCATTTCTTGGCACCACAG TAAGTAGAGGATCTGTTTATAGAGCATTGGGATTTATGGTGGCGGCATCACCGTGTGCATTGGCAGTTGCTCCATTGGCTTATGCTACTGCTATTAGTTCTTGTGCAAGAAAG GGGATATTGCTGAAAGGTGGACAGGTTCTGGATGCTTTAGCATCTTGTCATACTATTGGTTTTGACAAAACCGGGACCTTGACAACAGGAGGCCTTACATGCAAAGCAATTGAACCCATTTATGGGCATGAAGCAGGATATAATGCAAGTGTAAATCCTTGTTGTATGCCAAATTGTGAAAAGGAAGCATTAGCTGTAGCAGCTGCAATGGAGAAAGGTACCACGCATCCTATTGGAAG AGCCATGGTAGACCACAGTGTTGGGAAGGACCTCCCTAGTGTTTCTGTTGAAAGCTTTGAGTATTTTCCCGGTAGAGGCCTTACTGCTACAGTTAACTGTATTGAG TCAGTAACCGAAGATAGTAAACTGCGGAAAGCTTCTCTTGGCTCAGTAGAATTCATCACTTCACTCTTCGAATCGCAAGATGAGTCAAGAAAGATCAAGAATGCTGTAGATTCTTCTTTATACGGGAATGACTTCGTTCATGCTGTTCTTTCACTTGATCAAAAGGTAACATTGATTCACCTCGAGGATCAGCCTCGTCGAGAGGTATCACAAGTTATAACGGAACTTAAAAGCTGGGGTAGACTGAGGATAATGATGTTAACTGGAGACCATGAGTCAAGTGCTAGGAGAGTTGCAGATGCTGTAGGTATTGATGAAGTCTACTGCAACCTAAAACCAGAAGACAAACTGAATCATGTCACAAACATCTCAACAGATTCAG GCGGAGGTCTAATCATGGTGGGAGAAGGCATTAACGATGGCCCGGCTTTAGCAGCTGCAACTGTAGGCATTGTTCTTGCTCAACGCGCAAGTGCCTCAGCAATAGCAGTAGCCGATGTCTTACTGCTTCAAGACAACCTCACTGTTATACCTTTCTGTATCGCCAAATCCCGCCAAACAACATCACTAGTCAAGCAAAACGTAGCTATTGCCTTAACCTCAATACTCTTAGCCACACTCCCTTCAGTTCTCGGGCTTCTCCCTTTGTGGTTGACAGTACTGTTACACGAAGGTGGAACGCTACTAGTTTGCCTTAACTCGATACGCGGTTTAAACAATCCATCCTGGTCTTGGAAACAGGACATAGCTAATGTAATAAGCAACATCAACTCAAAAAGGTCCATCTCCCACCACAATAGTTTAAGCACTGTATCCGGAGCCTGCACTATAGATCAAAACTCGTAA
- the LOC104702852 gene encoding UDP-glycosyltransferase 84B1-like isoform X1, translated as MGSCEVQETHVLMVTLAFQGHINPMLKLAKQLSSLSKNLHITLATIEPARDRLSAAAAEKSSVDLVFFSDGLPKDAPRAPSTLLKSLNEVGPKNLSKIIEEKRYSCIISVPFTPWVPAVAAAHDIPCAILWIQACGAYSVYYRYYMKTDSFPNLEDLNQTVELPALPSLQVRDLPTFMLPSDGAHFNQLMADFADCLRYVKWVLVNSFYELEPEIIESMSDLKPVIPIGPLVSPFLLGADEDETLDGKNLDLWESDGCCMDWLDKQARSSVVYISFGSVLESSENQVETISKALKNREVRFLWVIRPKEKAQNVHLLKEMVKEGQGVVIDWCQQERILIHKAISCFVTHCGWNSTIETVVTGVPVVAYPSWSDQPIDAWLLVDVFGIGVRMRNDAVDGELKVEEVERCMEAVTEGPDAADMRRRVAELKDVARSALAPGGSSVRNLESFISDITTT; from the exons atgggaAGTTGTGAGGTTCAAGAAACACATGTCCTAATGGTGACACTAGCCTTTCAAGGCCACATCAATCCGATGCTTAAACTCGCCAAACAGCTCTCATCATTATCAAAGAACCTACACATCACTCTCGCCACTATTGAGCCAGCCCGTGACCGCCTCTCAGCCGCCGCCGCAGAAAAATCGTCGGTGGACCTTGTGTTCTTCTCCGATGGTCTGCCTAAAGACGCTCCAAGAGCCCCCAGCACTCTCCTGAAGTCACTGAACGAAGTCGGACCCAAGAACTTGTCCAAAATCATTGAAGAAAAGAGATACTCTTGTATCATCTCTGTGCCGTTTACTCCATGGGTTCCAGCTGTTGCAGCTGCTCATGACATCCCTTGTGCAATCCTATGGATCCAAGCTTGTGGAGCTTACTCGGTTTATTACCGTTACTACATGAAGACAGACTCTTTCCCCAATCTTGAAGATCTGAATCAAACAGTGGAGTTACCAGCTTTACCATCGCTGCAAGTTCGAGATCTTCCAACGTTTATGTTACCTTCTGATGGTGCTCACTTCAATCAGCTAATGGCGGATTTTGCAGATTGCTTGAGGTATGTGAAATGGGTTTTGGTTAATTCGTTCTATGAACTTGAACCAGAGATAATCGAATCTATGTCGGATTTGAAACCCGTAATCCCGATTGGTCCTCTTGTTTCTCCATTCCTGTTGGGAGCCGATGAGGACGAAACCCTAGATGGTAAAAACCTAGATTTGTGGGAATCTGATGGTTGTTGTATGGATTGGCTTGACAAGCAAGCTAGGTCTTCGGTTGTGTACATATCTTTCGGAAGCGTGCTCGAATCATCGGAGAATCAG GTCGAGACCATATCCAAGGCCCTGAAGAACAGAGAAGTTCGATTTCTCTGGGTGATAAGACCAAAGGAGAAAGCCCAAAACGTCCACCTTTTGAAGGAGATGGTGAAAGAAGGACAAGGCGTCGTTATTGATTGGTGTCAACAAGAGAGGATATTGATCCACAAGGCAATCTCTTGCTTCGTCACgcattgtggatggaactcaacGATCGAGACGGTAGTGACTGGTGTTCCGGTGGTGGCGTACCCGAGCTGGTCTGATCAGCCCATTGACGCGTGGTTGCTGGTTGATGTGTTTGGAATCGGAGTAAGGATGAGGAATGACGCTGTTGATGGTGAGCTAAAGGTAGAGGAGGTAGAAAGATGCATGGAGGCCGTGACAGAGGGACCTGATGCCGCAGATATGAGGAGGAGAGTGGCTGAGTTGAAGGATGTCGCGAGATCAGCATTAGCACCTGGCGGATCTTCGGTTCGGAATTTGGAGTCGTTCATTAGTGATATCACAACCACCTGA
- the LOC104702852 gene encoding UDP-glycosyltransferase 84B1-like isoform X2, translating to MGSCEVQETHVLMVTLAFQGHINPMLKLAKQLSSLSKNLHITLATIEPARDRLSAAAAEKSSVDLVFFSDGLPKDAPRAPSTLLKSLNEVGPKNLSKIIEEKRYSCIISVPFTPWVPAVAAAHDIPCAILWIQACGAYSVYYRYYMKTDSFPNLEDLNQTVELPALPSLQVRDLPTFMLPSDGAHFNQLMADFADCLRYVKWVLVNSFYELEPEIIESMSDLKPVIPIGPLVSPFLLGADEDETLDGKNLDLWESDGCCMDWLDKQARSSVVYISFGSVLESSENQVETISKALKNREVRFLWVIRPKEKAQNVHLLKEMVKEGQGVVIDWCQQERILIHKAISCFVTHCGWNSTIETVVTGVPVVAYPSWSDQPIDAWLLVDVFGIGVRMRNDAVDGELKVEEVERCMEAVTEGPDAADMRRRVAELKDVARSALAPGGSSVRNLESFISDITTT from the exons atgggaAGTTGTGAGGTTCAAGAAACACATGTCCTAATGGTGACACTAGCCTTTCAAGGCCACATCAATCCGATGCTTAAACTCGCCAAACAGCTCTCATCATTATCAAAGAACCTACACATCACTCTCGCCACTATTGAGCCAGCCCGTGACCGCCTCTCAGCCGCCGCCGCAGAAAAATCGTCGGTGGACCTTGTGTTCTTCTCCGATGGTCTGCCTAAAGACGCTCCAAGAGCCCCCAGCACTCTCCTGAAGTCACTGAACGAAGTCGGACCCAAGAACTTGTCCAAAATCATTGAAGAAAAGAGATACTCTTGTATCATCTCTGTGCCGTTTACTCCATGGGTTCCAGCTGTTGCAGCTGCTCATGACATCCCTTGTGCAATCCTATGGATCCAAGCTTGTGGAGCTTACTCGGTTTATTACCGTTACTACATGAAGACAGACTCTTTCCCCAATCTTGAAGATCTGAATCAAACAGTGGAGTTACCAGCTTTACCATCGCTGCAAGTTCGAGATCTTCCAACGTTTATGTTACCTTCTGATGGTGCTCACTTCAATCAGCTAATGGCGGATTTTGCAGATTGCTTGAG GTATGTGAAATGGGTTTTGGTTAATTCGTTCTATGAACTTGAACCAGAGATAATCGAATCTATGTCGGATTTGAAACCCGTAATCCCGATTGGTCCTCTTGTTTCTCCATTCCTGTTGGGAGCCGATGAGGACGAAACCCTAGATGGTAAAAACCTAGATTTGTGGGAATCTGATGGTTGTTGTATGGATTGGCTTGACAAGCAAGCTAGGTCTTCGGTTGTGTACATATCTTTCGGAAGCGTGCTCGAATCATCGGAGAATCAGGTCGAGACCATATCCAAGGCCCTGAAGAACAGAGAAGTTCGATTTCTCTGGGTGATAAGACCAAAGGAGAAAGCCCAAAACGTCCACCTTTTGAAGGAGATGGTGAAAGAAGGACAAGGCGTCGTTATTGATTGGTGTCAACAAGAGAGGATATTGATCCACAAGGCAATCTCTTGCTTCGTCACgcattgtggatggaactcaacGATCGAGACGGTAGTGACTGGTGTTCCGGTGGTGGCGTACCCGAGCTGGTCTGATCAGCCCATTGACGCGTGGTTGCTGGTTGATGTGTTTGGAATCGGAGTAAGGATGAGGAATGACGCTGTTGATGGTGAGCTAAAGGTAGAGGAGGTAGAAAGATGCATGGAGGCCGTGACAGAGGGACCTGATGCCGCAGATATGAGGAGGAGAGTGGCTGAGTTGAAGGATGTCGCGAGATCAGCATTAGCACCTGGCGGATCTTCGGTTCGGAATTTGGAGTCGTTCATTAGTGATATCACAACCACCTGA
- the LOC104702857 gene encoding uncharacterized protein LOC104702857 has protein sequence MMMNKVVLGSILFFMLVSSALVVEARPLGLTKADEKLVAKFFDGLSLGAIKGSGPSSGGEGHHFVDRSETLGYGKHSGPSSSGPGH, from the coding sequence atgatgatgaacaaagttGTATTGGGTTCGATTCTGTTTTTCATGTTGGTCAGTTCGGCTCTTGTGGTGGAGGCTCGTCCTTTGGGTTTAACGAAGGCTGACGAGAAGCTCGTGGCTAAGTTCTTTGATGGTTTGTCACTTGGGGCGATCAAGGGCTCGGGTCCTAGCTCTGGTGGTGAGGGTCATCATTTTGTCGACCGGAGTGAGACGCTTGGGTATGGTAAACACTCCGGTCCTAGCTCGAGCGGACCCGGCCACTAA
- the LOC104702856 gene encoding COBW domain-containing protein 1: MEDDEEPPMAIQIQPDVSVGKNLSSSDAVSVGVSVITGYLGAGKSTLVNYILNGKHGKRIAVILNEFGEEIGVERAMINDGDEGAIVEEWVELANGCVCCTVKHSLVQALEQLVQRKDRLDHILLETTGLANPAPLASILWLDEQLESEVKLDCIVTVVDAKNLRFQLNERRDTSSFPEAFNQIAFADTIIMNKVDLISQEESDELEKEIHSINSLANVIRSVRCQVDLSNVLNCQAYDSTHVSRLESLLEANKSLTTTDLHDSGVRTLCISEPQPINLDKVRLWLEEILWDKMLEMDIYRCKAVLRIQNSEQLHILQAVREIYEIVPARKWSEEESRTNKIVFIGHKLDEEVLRSGLRDCRP, encoded by the exons ATGGAAGATGATGAGGAGCCACCGATGGCTATCCAAATCCAACCGGATGTTTCAGTCGGAAAGAATCTCTCGTCAAGCGACGCTGTTTCAGTCGGTGTCAGTGTCATCACTGGCTATCTCGGCGCGGGAAAGTCCACC CTTGTGAATTATATACTGAATGGGAAACATGGGAAGAGAATCGCTGTGATTTTGAATGAGTTTGGGGAAGAGATTGGTGTTGAGAGGGCTATGATTAACGATGGAGATGAAGGTGCCATTGTTGAGGAATGGGTTGAGCTTGCTAATGGATGTGTTTGCTGTACTGTTAAGCATAGCCTTGTTCAAGCCCTCGAGCAGCTTGTTCAGAGAAAAGACAg ACTTGATCATATATTGCTGGAGACTACAGGTTTAGCAAATCCGGCTCCACTGGCTTCTATCCTTTGGTTGGATGAACAGTTAGAATCAGAAGTCAAGCTTGACTGCATTGTTACT GTTGTGGATGCAAAAAATCTTCGTTTCCAGCTCAATGAGCGCCGTGACACATCCTCGTTTCCCGAGGCTTTTAATCAAATAGCATTTGCG GACACAATAATAATGAACAAGGTGGACTTGATTTCTCAAGAGGAATCTGATGAATTAGAGAAGGAGATTCATTCCATCAACTCGCTCGCCAATGTCATCCGATCTGTTAGGTGCCAAGTTGATTTGTCCAATGTATTAAACTGCCAGGCATATGATTCAACT CATGTTAGTCGTCTGGAATCACTGCTGGAAGCAAATAAATCATTAACGACGACAGATCTTCACGATAGTGGAGTAAGGACTCTATGCATCAGCGAACCGCAACCTATAAACCTCGATAAG GTTCGTTTATGGCTGGAGGAAATTCTGTGGGATAAAATGTTGGAGATGGATATATACCGTTGCAAGGCTGTGTTGAGGATTCAAAACTCAGAACAGCTGCATATATTGCAG GCTGTTAGAGAGATATATGAGATTGTGCCAGCGCGAAAATGGAGCGAGGAAGAGAGCCGGACgaacaaaatagtatttatag gacACAAACTGGATGAAGAAGTTCTTAGAAGCGGATTAAGAGATTGCAGACCCTAA
- the LOC104702859 gene encoding probable cadmium/zinc-transporting ATPase HMA1, chloroplastic isoform X1, giving the protein MESSAFLHSSSLTKLPSRRNSTLRLTRLNSTTLIIPRDLLIHTTISNTRRSLRLLTRATNTCKHHNHNHHHHPHEEHDHHHHHHHRHCCSVELTVPNQPQKILTKFAKAIGWIRLANFLREHLHLCTSSAVLFLAAAASPHFIPKPYVTPIQNSFIVVAFPLVGISASLDALMDIAGGRVNIHVLMALAAFASVFMGNALEGGLLLVMFNLAHIAEEFFTSRSVVDVKELKESNPDSALVIDVNDANVPNFFDFSYKSVNVHNVQVGSYILVGTGEVVPVDCQVYLGNATITIEHLTGEVKPLEAKAGDKVPGGARTLNGRIIVKATKTWSESTLNKILQLTEEAHSNKPKLQRWLDEFGEIYSKVVVVLSVAIAFIGPILFKWPFLGTTVSRGSVYRALGFMVAASPCALAVAPLAYATAISSCARKGILLKGGQVLDALASCHTIGFDKTGTLTTGGLTCKAIEPIYGHEAGYNASVNPCCMPNCEKEALAVAAAMEKGTTHPIGRAMVDHSVGKDLPSVSVESFEYFPGRGLTATVNCIESVTEDSKLRKASLGSVEFITSLFESQDESRKIKNAVDSSLYGNDFVHAVLSLDQKVTLIHLEDQPRREVSQVITELKSWGRLRIMMLTGDHESSARRVADAVGIDEVYCNLKPEDKLNHVTNISTDSGGGLIMVGEGINDGPALAAATVGIVLAQRASASAIAVADVLLLQDNLTVIPFCIAKSRQTTSLVKQNVAIALTSILLATLPSVLGLLPLWLTVLLHEGGTLLVCLNSIRGLNNPSWSWKQDIANVISNINSKRSISHHNSLSTVSGACTIDQNS; this is encoded by the exons ATGGAATCCTCCGCTTTTCTACATTCTTCATCTCTCACTAAACTCCCTTCTCGTAGAAACTCCACTCTCCGTCTCACTCGACTCAACTCAACCACTCTAATCATCCCTAGAGATCTCCTGATCCATACCACTATCTCCAATACTCGAAGATCACTTCGTCTTCTCACCAGAGCTACGAATACGTGCAAACACCATAATCACAATCACCATCACCATCCCCACGAAGAGCacgatcatcatcaccatcaccatcaccgaCATTGCTGTTCCGTAGAACTCACGGTACCTAATCAACCTCAGAAGATATTGACCAAGTTCGCTAAAGCAATTGGATGGATTCGCTTAGCCAATTTCCTCAGAGAACATCTCCATCTTTGTACCTCCTCCGCCGTACTCTTCCTCGCCGCCGCCGCTTCACCTCACTTCATCCCTAAACCTTACGTTACACCAATTCAAAACTCCTTCATCGTTGTTGCTTTCCCTCTTGTTGGA ATTTCAGCATCTCTTGACGCACTTATGGATATAGCTGGTGGAAGAGTGAACATTCATGTTTTAATGGCACTAGCTGCTTTTGCATCTGTCTTTATGGGCAATGCTTTAGAAGGAGGATTGCTTCTAGTCATGTTCAATCTTGCTCACATCG CTGAAGAGTTCTTCACGAGTCGGTCCGTGGTGGATGTTAAAGAGTTGAAGGAGAGTAATCCAGATTCTGCATTGGTGATTGATGTGAACGATGCCAATGTACCAAACTTCTTCGATTTTTCGTATAAAAGCGTTAATGTGCACAATGTACAAGTTGGATCCTATATTTTGGTAGGAACTGGTGAG GTTGTGCCTGTGGATTGCCAAGTATATCTAGGCAATGCAACTATAACAATTGAGCATTTGACTGGGGAAGTGAAGCCATTGGAAGCAAAAGCTGGAGATAAAGTGCCTGGTGGTGCAAGAACTTTGAATGGCAGAATTATTGTGAag GCTACAAAGACATGGAGTGAGTCGACACTTAATAAGATTCTACAGTTGACTGAAGAAGCACACTCTAATAAACCAAAACTTCAGAGATGGCTTGATGAGTTTGGTGAGATTTACAGCAAGGTGGTGGTTGTTTTATCAGTTGCTATTGCCTTCATTGGTCCAATCTTGTTCAAATGGCCATTTCTTGGCACCACAG TAAGTAGAGGATCTGTTTATAGAGCATTGGGATTTATGGTGGCGGCATCACCGTGTGCATTGGCAGTTGCTCCATTGGCTTATGCTACTGCTATTAGTTCTTGTGCAAGAAAG GGGATATTGCTGAAAGGTGGACAGGTTCTGGATGCTTTAGCATCTTGTCATACTATTGGTTTTGACAAAACCGGGACCTTGACAACAGGAGGCCTTACATGCAAAGCAATTGAACCCATTTATGGGCATGAAGCAGGATATAATGCAAGTGTAAATCCTTGTTGTATGCCAAATTGTGAAAAGGAAGCATTAGCTGTAGCAGCTGCAATGGAGAAAGGTACCACGCATCCTATTGGAAG AGCCATGGTAGACCACAGTGTTGGGAAGGACCTCCCTAGTGTTTCTGTTGAAAGCTTTGAGTATTTTCCCGGTAGAGGCCTTACTGCTACAGTTAACTGTATTGAG TCAGTAACCGAAGATAGTAAACTGCGGAAAGCTTCTCTTGGCTCAGTAGAATTCATCACTTCACTCTTCGAATCGCAAGATGAGTCAAGAAAGATCAAGAATGCTGTAGATTCTTCTTTATACGGGAATGACTTCGTTCATGCTGTTCTTTCACTTGATCAAAAGGTAACATTGATTCACCTCGAGGATCAGCCTCGTCGAGAGGTATCACAAGTTATAACGGAACTTAAAAGCTGGGGTAGACTGAGGATAATGATGTTAACTGGAGACCATGAGTCAAGTGCTAGGAGAGTTGCAGATGCTGTAGGTATTGATGAAGTCTACTGCAACCTAAAACCAGAAGACAAACTGAATCATGTCACAAACATCTCAACAGATTCAG GCGGAGGTCTAATCATGGTGGGAGAAGGCATTAACGATGGCCCGGCTTTAGCAGCTGCAACTGTAGGCATTGTTCTTGCTCAACGCGCAAGTGCCTCAGCAATAGCAGTAGCCGATGTCTTACTGCTTCAAGACAACCTCACTGTTATACCTTTCTGTATCGCCAAATCCCGCCAAACAACATCACTAGTCAAGCAAAACGTAGCTATTGCCTTAACCTCAATACTCTTAGCCACACTCCCTTCAGTTCTCGGGCTTCTCCCTTTGTGGTTGACAGTACTGTTACACGAAGGTGGAACGCTACTAGTTTGCCTTAACTCGATACGCGGTTTAAACAATCCATCCTGGTCTTGGAAACAGGACATAGCTAATGTAATAAGCAACATCAACTCAAAAAGGTCCATCTCCCACCACAATAGTTTAAGCACTGTATCCGGAGCCTGCACTATAGATCAAAACTCGTAA